A region of the Canis lupus dingo isolate Sandy chromosome 8, ASM325472v2, whole genome shotgun sequence genome:
AGGGTGCCGGTACTTCTCAGCAAGAATGAAGGTGGTTCTAAAGAGCCAACAAAACTGGAGTCCAAAACAAACACAGCCAGAGTGAATGGCCCCAGCCAAAATGACAGAGAGTAATTTTTAGCACACAGGAAAGTAAACTGCCTTCTCCCCTCTACTTCTACTGCCCCCTTTAGGCACAGTTACCCTGAAGAGAATAGGCAAAACAGAAACGGGATCTGCAGCAGCAGATTTTGTACTTTACATCCTAAAGTACAAAAATGGGAGGAGGTTTAGAACTGCTAGACATCAGCTTAAAAATGTCTCTCTGGTGTGCCTTTGCCCAGAAAATAGACAACATCCGGGGGGGGGGAGTAAAGTTTTAATATTGCTTATTAACACTGAAGAGTAAGAAATCCTTTGGTGTGATATTAATGCTTATGATCCTGGTACGAGGGGtccttgaatttttctttaaacagtcAGACATGCCCTAATGTTTTTCTACTATTACAAGAAGAACTAAGGATTTGTTTACCGAGGCAAGAGATTTagttttcctcttcttctctttttttttccatacaaactacgagaaggcaaaataaaacgAAAGCAGTAAAAGGAATAAGCCACAATAATGACAGGTAACCCAACAATGCCTTTGCTTCGAGCGTTGCCACGTATTCCTTAGGAGGTGGCCCGCTGTCCACGCTGCCTCCAAGGCCTGCGTCCTTGCAGTAGGGAGGTGCCCATCCATGCTTGCAGTGGCAATGCTGTTTATTATTACAGACTCCATGCATGTGGCAGGTCTCATTAGAATGACACTTTCGTGGCGGATAGGTCATATTGACACACTTCTTATGGAGGCAGATCTTTTCTGGACCACATATTGTGCCATCTTTCACTTGACCAACATCAGGTATGGACATCCCTAAATGAAAATCAGTGCCCCAGCAAGTGGTATCATTGATGTGAAGCTGATGCACTGTAGAATGTTGGATCAGATTAGGAATCATTTCTACATTTTCACACTGCACTCTCCCACACAGAATATCAGGGCCCTCACATTTCACGTATACTAGGTTGGTGATACCACAGTGACCAAATCGATTTCCTTGGGTGTTGATTTCTTTGTAGCAACTCTGAGATGCACTCCTTGCATCTTTGCCAAAAATCTCCCTGCACTGTTTGTCATGGTTATTACATCTCCCTTCATAGCAGTAGGCATTGTCACCACAGGGAATCCCGTCCTGCACATATACATCTTCTGGGCATTGATGAAATGTCCCATTGCACCATTCTGGAAGGTCACATTCACTGATCTGATGTCTGCACAAAGTCCCTGATGGCATTAACTTGCAGTCTTTGCAACAAATTCCAAACTGACAAGCAGCTCCAGGCTTCAGAGTGCAGTTCAACAGACAACAGGGATCATTTACACACTGGTCTGTGGTCCCACAATCACACTCCTCTCCTTCTTCAATCACTAGGTTCCCACAGTACTGTACCTTAAAGACATTCCCTGGATATGGAGGTGAGTGAATACATAATCCCTTAGTGAGAATATTGTTCCAATACTCGGCATAACTGCAATTGCTGAACCGAGCTGTCACACTCTGGGAGTCATACATTATGCACCACGGAAGCCCACACTTACATTCTTTAGTATCATGAGTCATACCCATATTATGACCAAGTTCATGGGTCACAGTAAGTGCAAAAAGATACAGACGGTCTTCTTCAAAGACATCAACTCCACTATTAAAAAGACGATGGCATATTCCTCCAACGTAGGCAACTCCAAGCTTTataccaaaattttttttaatgaaaagatggGCAGTATCATGGGGGAGTCGGTCATCAAGATTGGAAAACTTCCAAGCAGAAAAATCCCCCAAAATCTGTTCTATAGTATCAGTGGAAATCAGGTTTCTTTCACTCCAGATTTCAATCCCATTCAAAACTATTTCAACCTCCAAAGGGCTATATAAGATACCAATTATATTGACAGTATCAAATACTTCACGCTGTACTAATGACACATTACTTTTACAGTAAAGGTATCGAAAATGGTCCACAACTACGACCAGCTCAACAAACCGCAAGTGGGTCCACCAGCCCAAGTAAGAATTTTGCATCAGAGTAGAATTATATGATGCCCTCAACTGCAAATGGCGTgctatttcctcttctgttaaCCCACATCTCATAGGTGGGAACTGTGTATCACCACTGTCTATCTTATACACCAGGTGTTCAAATGTGGCAGAAAAACTAATTGGCTCAATTTCATAAGCAAGGTCATTAATCTGTAGCATTCCTCGAAAACCTCCAGAACAGGTACTGAGGGCAACCAGGGACTCAGAGATTCCTTCCACATAACCATGATAGTAGCAGTCATCAGGAACAAAAGGCTGATCCTGGAGGAGGGCGTGCTGGTCCGTGTAGGTGAACACTGGGAAGTGTTTGGAAAGCAAGAACTTCTTGACCCTCATGTGGACAATGTGTCTCTGGCCCCCAAACTTCAGGCTGTAGGAGAGCCAGCCTGGAGATTTTGCACTTCTGCCCCTGCCAGTCACCTTCAAGGGGATCACCAATTCTGGGGAGAAGTGCTGGGAGGGCATTGCCTGAGAGTGGCCAGAAATGAACAGAGACATTCCTACCCAGAGTATCAGAAGAGTGACCGTGATGtgcaccagggcctcacccagtGCCATTATGGAGCTGTCATCATGGAGCCATCTGTCCAGGGCAGAAGAgagggcagggtgtggggtgCTGCTGGTCTGGCTCCTCCCTGTGAGCTGCTTAGGGTGCAGGGCTGACATTTATGGATCTATGTCCTGGAAGAGATGGACCATAAAAGTTGTAGTGCTGCAAGTGAAGATACAAAAAAAGAGCTAGGATGGGGTTGGTGGGGTAGAGAGAGTGGGACAGAGAAGAAAGTAAGGCAAAGGTGATTCTTCAATTGGAATGAGGCTAGAATTAATAAAATGCCTGAGACTGTCgtatacatgtacatgtacatatacatatatatgtggacAAAGGGTTAGAGGAGCACAGGTCCCCAGAGAAGGAGATGAAGGAGGTTGGTTATGGATGGGTAATGGTTATATACTGTTTTCTAAACATGTAAACTGacataaaattttccatattaaaaaagaCTGGTATCTGACCTCCACATTGCTTCTCCTCTCAAAAATTGACCAGTACCCTACCATCTTCAAAAAGCATGTAGACAACCCATCCAAAAAGCACTGTTTTCTagtctctttattctttattgtaCCTCCCCTGTCCTGTGTGGGACATCTTATTGAGCTCCCATTCTGCCTAAGGTTCGCACTCAAAGTAAGCCTCACTTAAGGGACATATTAATTTTGGTATGCCTCTTTCAAACaagccaaatttttattttataattcattcttATCTGTAGAAAAACTCTGGACATCCATAAAAGGCAGCCATaggaaggagaaacagggaaTGGGCCGCTATTTGAGGGCAAGGCAAATAGCCCAATTGCCCCAAATCACAGCGTGCAGGCAGCAACCTTCTCTCTACCCAGCCCAGTTGCATCATCATGTTTTCAAtcaaaagagactcattttagatgtgtAAATATAGATTCTAGtctatattttttcatgtctggCAAATTAGCTGAGTTCTCCAGAGAAGGGTGGATTGAGGAGCTCATACCTAAAGTCAGttcattaaaatgttcaaaagCCCACAGTTCAAATGGACTTACGCCATTTATGTTGAAAACACAAGTTTTAGTtcaattaaaagttaattttgctTACTCACTGACTTTAAGTTAAAAGTACCAataatttaggggtgcctgggtggctcagtcggtgaagtgtctgacttcagctcaggtcatgatccctgcatcaggttctctgctcagcagggagtctgcttctccctttgcctctccccctggcttgtgctctctctcccacttactctctctcaaataaatatataaaatcttttttaaagtatcaatttgtttaatatttgaaagcaaAAGTTAAAACAAATTTGGAGACGCATTTGAACACATACTGGTTCAGAACACAACACAAATAGGATCAGTAGTATAGAGTATGAGAAATATCTTCAGCATTATAATGTTGAGAACACTTGTATACACCTGGATACTTTTTTAGAACTAATAGATAGCTACTGGAAGCCAATAATATTAGATTAATCTTCTTAGGGGAAGTAGCTCTGCTTGAGGTGAAATCCTAATTACTggatttcctttccatttctctcttcatgATATCCTTGGTATATGCTACAGATCTGGGACTATTAAAACGAGAATGTGTGGTTTGGAAGAGGACTATTAAAGCATTACAGAGAGGAAAATAACCTATATTAAGTTTTCTCAGAAATATGACGTGGTAATAACAGAAAAGttcatagctgagaatttttgAGACATACTAGTCTGTAACCATTGCATGGCTCCAAAAAGAAGCCCTGAAGGAACACTGCATGACCATGAACTATGTGAACTGCTGTCTCTCCAAAGCCTTTCCTTTCTGCCATTACCAGCACTTCAAGCAGTGTGAGATTTTCCTCTGTATGAATCCTTAGTTCTTCTATTTCCAGCAACTGTTTCAAATTTCTCAAATCTGTATCTTGCCAAGTCTCCTCTCATGCTCAATCACAACCTCATTTCACTGTTTCTCAAACTTAGGTCACAAACCACACAGGGTCATAAAATCAATTTAGTGAGCCACAACTAATTGAAACAATACTAAAATGTTACTACATATCAGAGAGCTTCACACAGATCACTGTCATCTGCTATTACCCATTACCATAGAAGTTCTAGTAGCATTCTACTGACATTTCTTATGCTGATTATCAGCTATTTCCTGAACTCCAAAACTAAAATTTATACTTTGTCTATGAAGCTAGAAATGGGAATCTGCACATTATATTTCCATTGTTATTTGGCTTCCTGAAATTTTATCAAAAAGGACAcaggagagagaataaaatgcaaaaaataaaataaaataaaaaagaggataaGGGACTTGTGATTATCTATTTGCCTGCTGTTACTTTCTATGAATCCCCAACTCTGGTGTCTTGCTCTGGTGGTGAGAGTTGGTTACCACATTCCCAGAACCAGCTCCATCAGCCCTTAACAAAAGTATGAGTACTTGATGAACAGTGTGCCGTACTCAGAAGTCTGAGTACCAGATGTTCAGAGCCATTTTCCAGTACCCTGGGCAACCCATACCAGCTAGCCAGTGTCCTTTATTCAGGTATTCTGGGCACACCACAAAGAACCTCAATATAAGCCCCATGTGTGTAGCATGTGTGTCTCTGAAATGTGAGTCACAATTCTGGAGGACCTTCTTCCAAATTCCTAAGGAACCAGTACCAGTTCAGCATGACCTTGTAAGTACAGCTATTAGCTCTACAGAAACCCTTTTCTGATTTCCTGTAACCCACATGACCTAAGCAATGCCCTGTCTTCTACAGTCCAGATCTATATGAGGCCCATTATCAAAGTATCTAGCTATGATAACCCCAacctcttccctttccccccCAATCTTAGGGGTAGAGCTTTTTCTTGCAACTCATACCTCTAAGTACCTTGGTGtactcttttcatctttttggtCCTCTAAAAACCTtttcaataatttctttatattaattacTCTTGGTGGGTTTTTCTTTCCTGGACTGGATCTTGACAGATACAGGACTTCGTACCAAGAGTACTGccaagagagacagacaaaataGGACTCAGATTGTACAGGCATGTCCATGGCTTTACACACTGTTGAACTCCTGTCCAATAGGGAATGGACATACAGTGGCATCACAATGAATTAAATTACCACTCAATGTTTATTATGATGAAGTGCACTACTGAAGCAAATGTGTGGAGGACTAAGTGTGATAATGACCATTAAGTACCTCAAGGACTGGTCTACTGGAGACAGTAAAGCTCAAGACTAAGCTCTCAGCTCAGAGGGCTGATAATGTTAGACCTAAaagaatttctcatttattttagccACAGAGCCAGTTTTACAAAAATATCAGACTTTAATTGTGGAGTTACAGAATCACAATGTAAGCTGAAAACATAGATTTGCCAATACTCTAGTGGGAAAGTTAGTAGGACATTGACGGAGAAGGGAAAAAACCTTGACACTTGCAAAAAAGAATTTCAGGTAGATCTGAGTATCTGATTATCTCCATCCTCCCAAGTATTCCTGAGTCTCCTTTACCAGGGGGAGAAGCCAGACTTCTCCCGTCTGAAAAGCCTAGCCAGCTAGAGCTTGATACCCTGTAATTCTCTCTTCTGGGGAAGTTACCCTGCAAGGAGATACTTAGTCTCCTCAAGACATATTCCTACCTCCTCTATTGGCTCTAGATACAAATCAGAATCTAATTCAATCTGCTCCAGAGGAACAAATTCAGCATCTGAACTAAGAGGAAGGAACCTCTACTCCAAAATAATGGTATCTTACTAACTTatgttagtaaaaaaaaaggggggggggaaacaaACGATATCAATAGCAGAAAAGATAGTTACAGAGATAAAGATATATTTAGTATGATAAAATTCAACCaggatttgtatttatttagtaaattgcttcaaaacctaaagaaaacattgagaaatcaaaaataaatttaaaaacccaaaatctACTTGCAGATACTAACATACTTCTCTCAGTGACTGAGAAAAATCAGACaataaaattaataggaaaaagaagACTTAATCAAATTAACCTGACATATAAAATAGTACAGTCAATTGCAGAATACCTATTAAGTTCAACTGCACATGAGATATTTAGCAAAATGGATAATATCCATGATCATAAAGGAAGTCTCaacaaatggtaaaaataaaaattgcataatATATGTTCCTTaactacagaatttttaaaaattgtataggAAAAAGAACCCTGACATGGtgctgatctcatgaccccgacatgatgacctgagccaaaatcaggagtcagatgctcagctaaCTGAGGCACCTAGATGCCCCCATAATAGTTTCtagcataaaaaaataatgaaaatttaaacatgGGAATAAATTCAtcagtaaatttgaaaatttaagcaACATGGGAAAGTTCCatagaaaaccaaacaaaactttaaaaagtaagaaaaacgAAATAGTTCAACATTACTGAATTGCTGAATCTATACGAACATTGaatctatataaaaaatataagttaaaagCAATATACCTTTTCACAAAATCTCTGGCACAGTGGGTTTTCAAAGTGTTTCTGAGGTAATACAAATGACTGGATAGTAATAAATCAGAGATATATCCTAATCAAGCCTTACTAATTCAGGTTCAACAATTGCTTCAACTGTAGTAACCTAAGAGCAATGACGGAATGTTTGGGCACTACAGGTATTTGTGCCATTCAAAGGCTTCAAAGATACAGAGATAATGATAACCAATCACATCCATATTTAACTCACCTGTTTTGCATGTGCAATCGTGTTTATCTTGAAGAATGATTATTAATTTTCCTAAACTAAACAGAGGTGATTATAATTACACCTGCTATTTCAGTTGTGATTTCTTTTACTAAACAACCCAACACAGCCAAATCTATTATGTAGCAAGTTATTAAGggttaaaagcaaaaagataagTCATATGATCTCTAAGATATGAAAAAGTAAACACTGcatatattaacaaaaataaatctgatgaAAACATATTAGAAGATGACAAGATGAACAGAACtattggatcactatattgtacacctcaaCCTAATAAAACACTACATTAATTATAatggaattaattaattttttttgagagacagagaaaaaacaggggagggcaaaggcagagggtaagagggaatcttaagcagactccatgcccagtgtggagcctgaggcaaggcttgatctcacgaccctgagattacaacctaaatcgaaatcaagagtcagacagtttaactgactaagcccccCAGGGCACctctggaattaaattttttttaatttaaaaaaagataataaaggaagTATTGGCAAAGATAAAGAGGTATTAATCAaggtaaagaatatatttaatatgagGATTATTCCACAGTATTTCATATGCACATAATagcagagcttcaaaatatatgaagagttGAGAGATcaaagagaagaatttaaaaatccagtatcATATTTGCAGATGTTTACTCAGAACAAGCAAgtagaaaataagacaattaaacAACCTTTAATTAAACTGACCTAATTGATACAGAACACTATACTTAAAAATTGCAggatatacattattttcattcttttttttttaatttttatttttttatgatagtcacagagagagaaagagagagaggcagagacacaggcagaggtagaagcaggcttcatgcaccgggagcccgatgtgggattcgatcccgggtctccaggatcgcgccctgggccaaaggcaggcgccaaactgctgcgccacccagggatccctatacattattttcaaatgcatgtAGGGCATTTACCAAAACTGATGGCTATTCATAGCCATAAGGCAAATCTAAAAGAATGCAAATTGTACAACAGATGTACTTCTGGCTTCTGCTCTGGCATGTAAAGAGCTTGAAAATCATCACTCCCACCTGCGTAAAAACAAAAGgctaaacaaactgaaaaaaatcaatgatcttCTTAGATGCATCTGACAAATGAGACCACAGGACAGACTATAGAGAGGCAGGTTGATAAAGAGGATATGGATGAGCTTCTCTGAAGCAGAAGTGGCTTGAGCCAATGAGACTTAAATGGTGACTTTGGTGAATTCCTGGAGTGTCGACTAACCTCATTGTTAAAAACTCTTGGGGGCTCTAAGGGCAGTCTTTTTACTGTCATAAATCTGATCTCCAAAAGCCCTACCATGTTCtcatagtaaagaaaaaaaaaatcaccacatgTTTGAccaagaagaggagaaaagtgaCTCTTGGAAATATGGTGAAGGTAACAGTAACCATCTTGAAACACACCAAGTTGTCCCCAAAACAAAGGTCTAAACCAGCCAGAGGAAAGATTTCACCAAAGCCTTATTCAAGTTGAAGGAAGTGGAATTCCCCAACTCCAGCCCCCTCTAACTTTTCTACATCACCTAAATTCGAGGGTGGGAGATAGGGGAGCTTAAATGCTCATGTGAAGTTTACAGCCCCGGGGCATAGGACCACTACTAGACTGAGACCTAATTGAAAACCAAAGAATGCTTCCTATTCTCCCACTTCTTTCACTACATCAAAAGGGCTTCTGTATAAGTGGATTACACCTGaacaaactataaaacactattAAAGATGGAGTTTCTCAGGAAATCCTAAGACAATGTagaagaccaaaaaataaaaataaaaaataaaaaaaataaaaataaaaaaggatactAGAGGAAACTGAAACCTCTGACATCTGCAGCTACAAGAAAAAGTAAACATAGCCTAACTACTGGTCAGATAAACACTAAAGGCCTATCTACTTCAGTTTCTATTGCCCAGATACATCATGTCTGGCTTTCAACAAAAAGTTACAAAGCATgctaaaatgcaagaaaaaacaCAGTCTTACACTgagcaaagtaagtcaatcagagaaagacaattatatagtttca
Encoded here:
- the LOC112657869 gene encoding disintegrin and metalloproteinase domain-containing protein 20, producing the protein MSALHPKQLTGRSQTSSTPHPALSSALDRWLHDDSSIMALGEALVHITVTLLILWVGMSLFISGHSQAMPSQHFSPELVIPLKVTGRGRSAKSPGWLSYSLKFGGQRHIVHMRVKKFLLSKHFPVFTYTDQHALLQDQPFVPDDCYYHGYVEGISESLVALSTCSGGFRGMLQINDLAYEIEPISFSATFEHLVYKIDSGDTQFPPMRCGLTEEEIARHLQLRASYNSTLMQNSYLGWWTHLRFVELVVVVDHFRYLYCKSNVSLVQREVFDTVNIIGILYSPLEVEIVLNGIEIWSERNLISTDTIEQILGDFSAWKFSNLDDRLPHDTAHLFIKKNFGIKLGVAYVGGICHRLFNSGVDVFEEDRLYLFALTVTHELGHNMGMTHDTKECKCGLPWCIMYDSQSVTARFSNCSYAEYWNNILTKGLCIHSPPYPGNVFKVQYCGNLVIEEGEECDCGTTDQCVNDPCCLLNCTLKPGAACQFGICCKDCKLMPSGTLCRHQISECDLPEWCNGTFHQCPEDVYVQDGIPCGDNAYCYEGRCNNHDKQCREIFGKDARSASQSCYKEINTQGNRFGHCGITNLVYVKCEGPDILCGRVQCENVEMIPNLIQHSTVHQLHINDTTCWGTDFHLGMSIPDVGQVKDGTICGPEKICLHKKCVNMTYPPRKCHSNETCHMHGVCNNKQHCHCKHGWAPPYCKDAGLGGSVDSGPPPKEYVATLEAKALTTFILAEKYRHPQEI